In a single window of the Phycisphaerales bacterium genome:
- a CDS encoding tetratricopeptide repeat protein: protein MQAGRLDEAAKLIEKHAHAGQDRADWYVASGFLAEARGEREAALGAYERGLTLAPDDPAVFFRAARVYDLCGEDAKALQLYDRLTRRPRTHINALLNAAVIYEDLGRYEEAVHCLRRVIRAYPNHTRARLYLKDVESCIEMVIDDAVERRDDVRTRLLDTPLSEFELSVRARNCLKKMNIRTVAELVQHSEAELLAYKNFGETSLTEIKALLTKKGLRLGQQPDEVISPDLVPEPEPEPVVPLPPGQAAVLQKPVSELELSVRARRCLQRLNIQTLGDLVTFSEQELLATRNFGVTSLNEIRARIADFGLDLATKRPE, encoded by the coding sequence GTGCAGGCCGGCCGGCTCGACGAGGCGGCCAAGCTGATCGAGAAGCATGCCCATGCCGGGCAGGACCGGGCAGACTGGTACGTGGCGAGCGGCTTCCTCGCCGAAGCCCGTGGCGAGCGGGAAGCGGCCTTGGGGGCGTATGAGCGGGGCCTGACACTTGCACCGGATGATCCGGCGGTCTTCTTCCGCGCGGCCCGGGTGTATGACCTGTGCGGCGAGGATGCGAAAGCCCTGCAGTTGTACGACCGTCTCACGCGCCGCCCGCGTACCCACATCAATGCGCTGCTCAACGCCGCCGTGATCTACGAGGATCTCGGGCGTTACGAGGAGGCGGTGCACTGCCTTCGTCGCGTGATCCGGGCCTATCCGAACCACACGCGGGCGCGGCTGTACCTGAAGGATGTCGAGAGCTGCATCGAGATGGTGATCGACGACGCGGTCGAGCGTCGTGATGACGTTCGCACGCGCCTGCTTGATACGCCCTTGAGCGAGTTTGAACTTTCCGTGCGGGCGCGGAACTGTCTCAAGAAGATGAACATCCGGACGGTGGCCGAACTTGTTCAGCACAGCGAAGCCGAGTTGTTGGCGTACAAGAATTTCGGGGAAACCTCGCTGACCGAGATCAAGGCCCTGCTGACGAAGAAGGGGCTGCGCCTCGGCCAGCAACCGGATGAGGTCATTTCGCCGGATTTGGTACCCGAACCGGAGCCCGAGCCGGTTGTGCCCCTGCCGCCTGGGCAGGCCGCGGTCTTACAGAAGCCCGTTTCCGAGTTGGAGCTTTCGGTCCGGGCGCGGCGTTGTCTGCAGCGGTTGAACATCCAGACGCTCGGTGACCTGGTGACATTCTCTGAGCAGGAATTGCTCGCCACCCGGAACTTCGGCGTGACGTCGCTGAACGAAATCCGCGCCCGGATCGCCGATTTTGGGCTCGATCTCGCGACGAAGCGGCCGGAATAG
- the tgt gene encoding tRNA guanosine(34) transglycosylase Tgt, with translation MRDGFSFTLTHTCGAARAGLLRTPHGEVATPAFMPVGTRATVKGLTPAQLADTGTHIVLANTYHLMLRPGAEVVAELGGLHRLMGWDGVILTDSGGFQVFSLADLRQIDDDGVRFRSHIDGTWVHLTPERAMQVQNQLGADIIMAFDECPPLPAAAAGLRAAVERTVGWAVRCRTAHGRPDQALYGIVQGGLEVPLRRECLERLVTLGFDGYALGGLSVGEPPPAMHALLAEFAHELPADRPRYLMGVGTPRDLVVAVAAGIDQFDCVLPTRNGRKGYAFTSVGPVRLRNQVHRNSSEPLDPACACYCCQRFTRGYLRHLVMAGEVLGGTLVSLHNIAFYQSLMRALRAAIVAGALPEWQRAFAAGPLGAEIKEDE, from the coding sequence GTGCGCGACGGCTTCTCGTTCACTCTCACCCACACCTGCGGAGCGGCCCGAGCCGGGCTGCTGCGCACGCCGCACGGCGAAGTAGCCACCCCCGCGTTCATGCCGGTTGGCACGCGGGCAACCGTGAAAGGGCTCACGCCGGCGCAGCTCGCTGACACCGGCACGCACATCGTGCTCGCGAATACATATCACTTGATGTTGCGGCCGGGGGCCGAGGTGGTGGCGGAACTGGGCGGGCTGCATCGGCTCATGGGGTGGGACGGCGTCATCCTGACGGACAGCGGGGGTTTTCAGGTCTTCTCATTGGCCGATTTGCGGCAGATCGACGACGACGGTGTGCGGTTCCGCTCGCACATCGACGGGACCTGGGTGCATTTGACCCCTGAACGTGCCATGCAGGTGCAGAACCAACTGGGCGCCGACATCATCATGGCGTTTGACGAATGCCCGCCGCTGCCGGCCGCTGCCGCGGGATTGCGGGCGGCGGTCGAGCGCACGGTCGGGTGGGCGGTGCGCTGCCGGACTGCGCATGGTCGGCCGGACCAGGCCTTGTACGGCATTGTGCAGGGTGGCCTGGAGGTCCCGCTGCGGCGCGAATGTCTTGAGCGCCTGGTCACGCTCGGCTTCGACGGCTATGCGCTGGGTGGGCTTTCGGTGGGTGAGCCCCCGCCCGCGATGCACGCACTCCTGGCTGAGTTCGCCCACGAACTACCGGCCGACCGGCCGCGTTATCTGATGGGTGTCGGTACGCCGCGCGACCTGGTCGTGGCGGTTGCGGCCGGCATCGACCAGTTTGATTGCGTGCTGCCTACGCGAAACGGGCGGAAGGGATACGCGTTCACGAGCGTCGGTCCGGTTCGGCTGCGCAACCAGGTGCATCGCAACTCGTCCGAGCCGCTGGACCCGGCTTGTGCGTGCTATTGCTGTCAGCGGTTCACGCGGGGCTATCTGCGGCACCTCGTAATGGCGGGTGAGGTGCTTGGAGGGACGCTCGTTTCACTGCATAATATCGCATTCTACCAGTCGCTGATGCGGGCCCTGCGCGCCGCGATCGTAGCCGGCGCGCTGCCCGAGTGGCAGCGGGCCTTTGCGGCAGGTCCGCTCGGAGCCGAGATAAAGGAAGACGAATGA